GGTACTCGGCGAACATCGGTAAGGAGCCCGTATGGTCGTCTGCGTTTGCAATGCGATTCGCGAGTGTCAGGTGCGGGAGGCGGCACGTGCCGGCGCCACCACTGCATGTCAGGCCTATCGCTGTCTCGGTCGTCAGGCCAAATGCGGACAATGCGTTTCGTTCGCACGAGAGATCATCGCGGACGAACGTGCGGCTGCATAACGTTCTCAACAGTTGACACCATAGTTTTCGGGCTTTCGCGCCTGCCCTGACCGATGTATTCGGCCTGCATTCCACTGGAGGCAGGCACGATGAAGGGTGACCCTAAAGTCATCGAATTTTTGAACGAGTCACTCAGGAACGAGCTGACCGCTATCAACCAATATTGGTT
The genomic region above belongs to Sphingomonas phyllosphaerae 5.2 and contains:
- a CDS encoding (2Fe-2S)-binding protein; the encoded protein is MVVCVCNAIRECQVREAARAGATTACQAYRCLGRQAKCGQCVSFAREIIADERAAA